In Spinacia oleracea cultivar Varoflay chromosome 5, BTI_SOV_V1, whole genome shotgun sequence, a single window of DNA contains:
- the LOC110799416 gene encoding DEAD-box ATP-dependent RNA helicase 38, translated as MADSTEATVEAPGSSSTPESSSVPESSAASESCSAPEIKPAEVKRSWGDEVDEEFTIDQLSIKESKDLDEPEDSNIKAVITGDTPYTSAKKFEDLNLSEELTKGLYVEMRFERPSKVQSVTLPMILTPPYRNLIAQAHNGSGKTTCFVLGMLSRVDPKQQAPQALCICPTRELAIQNLEVLKKMGKYTGISAERAVPENLDNPAHTPISKRPPVTSQVIIGTPGTIKKWMSFRKLSMSSMKILVFDEADHMLAEGGFKDDSLRIMNDIKRSAPSCQVLLFSATFSERVKAFVKSAIQDYNQLFVKKEELSLQSVKQFKVRCPGELEKVQVVREKILELCQKVGQTIIFVRTRNSASYLHKALVDLGYEVTTIQGALTHDDRDKIVKEFKDGLTKVLISTDVLARGFDQSQVNLVVNYDLPVKHDPNKKYDPNKAEPDCEVYLHRVGRAGRFGRKGAVFNLICDDIDNKVMGKIENHFGCEVIEVPDYRNDEDFEKALKDAGLL; from the exons ATGGCGGATTCCACCGAAGCCACCGTCGAGGCTCCTGGAAGTTCTTCCACGCCGGAAAGTTCTTCCGTGCCAGAAAGTTCTGCTGCGTCGGAAAGCTGCTCTGCGCCGGAAATCAAACCGGCGGAGGTCAAGCGATCTTGGGGCGACGAAGTTGATGAAGAATTCACCATCGACCAGCTTTCTATCAAAGAAAGCAAGGACCTAGACGAGCCTGAGGATTCCAACATTAAAGCG GTTATAACGGGAGATACACCATATACATCGGCCAAGAAGTTCGAGGATTTGAATTTGTCTGAGGAATTAACCAAGGGTTTGTATGTCGAGATGCGGTTTGAAAGGCCGAGTAAGGTTCAATCCGTTACTTTGCCTATGATTTTGACACCGCCGTATCGAAATTTGATCGCTCAAGCTCATAATGGATCTGGGAAAACCACCTGCTTTGTTTTGGGGATGTTGAGTCGTGTTGATCCCAAACAACAAGCTCCTCAAGCTCTATGCATTTGCCCCACCAGAGAACTGGCTATTCAG AACTTGGAGGTGCTGAAGAAGATGGGGAAATATACCGGAATTAGTGCAGAAAGAGCAGTCCCAGAAAATTTGGACAATCCAGCTCATACTCCAATAAGTAAGCGTCCTCCGGTTACATCCCAAGTGATTATTGGGACGCCTGGTACTATTAAAAAGTGGATGTCATTTAGGAAATTGTCTATGTCATCTATGAAGATCCTGGTATTTGATGAAGCAGATCATATGTTAGCTGAG GGTGGGTTCAAGGATGATTCCCTTAGAATTATGAACGATATCAAGAGAAGTGCTCCTAGTTGCCAG GTGTTGCTATTTTCTGCCACCTTTAGTGAAAGGGTGAAGGCTTTTGTTAAGTCTGCAATTCAAGATTACAATCAGCTTTTTGTCAAGAAGGAAGAATTGTCTCTGCAGTCAGTGAAGCAGTTTAAGGTTCGCTGCCCTGGTGAGCTGGAAAAAGTTCAAGTTGTCCGAGAGAAAATATTAGAGTTGTGTCAAAAGGTTGGCCAGACCATTATATTTGTACGCACAAGAAACAGCGCAAGTTATCTTCATAAGGCGCTTGTGGATTTAGGTTATGAAGTAACTACCATTCAAGGTGCTCTTACCCATGATGACAGAGATAAAATTGTGAAAGAGTTCAAAGATGGGTTGACTAAAGTACTTATATCAACTGATGTTCTTGCTAGAGGCTTTGACCAATCCCAG GTCAACTTGGTGGTTAACTATGATCTTCCAGTGAAACATGATCCTAATAAGAAATATGATCCTAATAAGGCAGAGCCTGACTGTGAGGTATATTTGCACAGAGTCGGACGAGCAGGACGTTTTGGGCGTAAAG GCGCTGTGTTTAATTTGATTTGTGATGATATAGACAATAAGGTCATGGGGAAGATTGAGAATCATTTTGGATGTGAAGTAATTGAG GTGCCTGACTACAGGAACGATGAAGACTTTGAAAAAGCACTGAAGGATGCTGGTTTACTTTGa